A window of the Eubalaena glacialis isolate mEubGla1 chromosome 9, mEubGla1.1.hap2.+ XY, whole genome shotgun sequence genome harbors these coding sequences:
- the SH2D3C gene encoding SH2 domain-containing protein 3C isoform X2, whose amino-acid sequence MTAVGRRCPALGPRGATGELEAGGDYVKFSKEKYILDSSPEKLHKELEEELKLSSTDLRSHAWYHGRIPREVSETLVQRNGDFLIRDSLTSLGDYVLTCRWRNQALHFKINKVVVKAGESYTHIQYLFEQESFDHVPALVRYHVGSRKAVSEQSGAIIYCPVNRTFPLRYLEACYGLGQGSGKATSPASPSGPKGSHMKRRSVTMTDGLTADKVTRSDGCPTSTSLPHPRESIRNCALSMDQIPDLHSPVSPISESPSSPAYSTVTRVHAAPAAPSATALPASPVTRRSSEPQLCPGSAGESDKGPYSSPSHTRCEASPSPSLSSYSDPDSGHYCQLQPPVRGSREWAAADASSRQARSYGERLKELSENGAPEGDWGRTFTVPIVEATSSFSPATFQSPLIPKDNRPLEMGLLRKVKELLAEVDARTLAQHVTKVDCLVARILGVTKEMQTLMGVRWGMELLTLPHGRQLRLDLLERFHTMSIMLAVDILGCTGSAEERAALLHKTIQLAAELRGTMGNMFSFAAVMGALDMAQIARLEQTWVTLRQRHTEGAILYEKKLKPFLKSLNEGKEGPPLSNTTFPHVLPLITLLECDSAPAEGPEPWGSTEHGVEVVLAHLEAARTVAHHGGLYHTNAEVKLQGFQAQPELLEVFSTEFQMRLLWGSQGASSSQARRYEKFDKVLTALSHKLEPAVRSSEL is encoded by the exons ggCCACTGGAGAGCTGGAGGCTGGCGGGGACTATGTGAAG TTCTCCAAGGAGAAGTACATCCTGGACTCATCGCCTGAGAAATTGCACAAGGAGTTGGAGGAAGAGCTCAAACTCAGCAGCACAGATCTCCGCAGCCACGCCTGGTACCATGGCCGCATCCCCCGTGAG GTCTCCGAGACCCTGGTGCAGCGCAATGGTGACTTCCTCATCCGGGACTCGCTCACCAGCCTGGGCGACTATGTGCTCACCTGCCGCTGGCGCAACCAGGCCTTGCACTTCAAGATCAACAAGGTGGTGGTGAAGGCGGGTGAGAGCTACACCCACATCCAGTACCTGTTCGAGCAGGAGAGCTTCGACCACGTGCCGGCCCTTGTGCGGTATCACGTGGGCAGCCGCAAGGCTGTGTCAGAGCAGAGTGGCGCCATCATCTACTGCCCCGTCAACCGCACCTTCCCGCTGCGCTACCTGGAGGCCTGCTACGGCCTGGGCCAGGGCAGTGGCAAGGCTACAAGCCCCGCCAGCCCCTCAGGCCCCAAGGGCAGCCACATGAAGCGGCGCAGCGTCACCATGACCGACGGGCTCACCGCCGACAAGGTCACCCGCAGTGATGGCTGCCCCACCAG CACATCACTGCCCCACCCCCGGGAATCCATCCGCAACTGTGCACTCAGCATGGACCAGATCCCAGACCTGCACTCTCCCGTGTCCCCCATCTCCGAGAGCCCCAGTTCCCCCGCCTATAGTACCG TGACCCGTGTCCACGCCGCCCCTGCAGCCCCCTCAGCCACAGCGCTGCCTGCCTCCCCTGTCACCCGCCGCTCCAGTGAACCCCAGCTGTGTCCTGGAAGTGCCGGGGAGTCGGACAAGGGCCCTTACTCCAGCCCCTCCCACACCCGCTGCGAGGCCTCCCCATCACCGTCGCTCAGCAGCTACAGCGACCCGGACTCTGGCCATTACTGCCAGCTCCAGCCTCCTGTCCGTGGCAGCCGAGAGTGGGCAGCAGCTGACGCCTCCAGCCGCCAGGCCAGGAGCTATGGGGAGAGGCTTAAGGAACTGTCAGAAAATGGGGCCCCCGAAGGAGACTGGGGTAGGACCTTCACAGTCCCCATCGTGGAAGCCACCTCTTCCTTCAGCCCGGCTACCTTCCAGTCACCACTGATCCCCAAAGATAACCGGCCACTGGAGATGGGCCTCCTGCGTAAGGTCAAGGAGCTGCTGGCAGAGGTTGATGCCCGGACGCTGGCCCAGCATGTCACCAAGGTTGACTGCCTG GTTGCTAGGATACTGGGCGTTACCAAGGAGATGCAGACCCTAATGGGAGTCCGCTGGGGCATGGAGCTGCTCACTCTCCCCCATGGCCGGCAGCTACGACTAGACCTGCTGGAAAG GTTCCACACCATGTCCATCATGCTGGCTGTGGACATCCTGGGCTGCACGGGCTCCGCTGAGGAGCGGGCAGCTCTTCTGCACAAGACCATCCAGCTGGCGGCCGAGCTTCGGGGGACCATGGGCAACATGTTCAGCTTCGCTGCAGTCATGGGCGCCCTGGATATGGCCCAG ATTGCCCGGCTGGAGCAGACATGGGTGACTCTGCGGCAGCGACACACGGAGGGAGCCATCCTCTACGAGAAGAAGCTCAAGCCATTTCTCAAGAGCCTCAATGAAGGCAAAG AAGGCCCGCCGCTGAGCAACACCACATTTCCTCACGTGCTGCCGCTCATCACTCTGCTGGAGTGTGACTCCGCCCCGGCCGAGGGCCCCGAGCCCTGGGGCAGCACAGAGCACGGTGTGGAGGTGGTGCTGGCCCACCTGGAGGCCGCCCGCACTGTGGCACACCACGGTGGCCTGTATCACACCAATGCCGAGGTCAAGCTGCAGG GGTTCCAGGCCCAGCCAGAGCTCCTCGAGGTGTTCAGCACCGAGTTCCAGATGCGCCTCCTCTGGGGCAGCCAGGGCGCCAGCAGCAGCCAGGCCCGGCGCTATGAGAAGTTCGACAAGGTCCTCACTGCCCTGTCCCACAAACTGGAGCCTGCCGTCCGCTCCAGCGAGCTGTGA
- the SH2D3C gene encoding SH2 domain-containing protein 3C isoform X3, translated as MTAVGRRCPALGPRGATGELEAGGDYVKFSKEKYILDSSPEKLHKELEEELKLSSTDLRSHAWYHGRIPREVSETLVQRNGDFLIRDSLTSLGDYVLTCRWRNQALHFKINKVVVKAGESYTHIQYLFEQESFDHVPALVRYHVGSRKAVSEQSGAIIYCPVNRTFPLRYLEACYGLGQGSGKATSPASPSGPKGSHMKRRSVTMTDGLTADKVTRSDGCPTRCLLHSTSLPHPRESIRNCALSMDQIPDLHSPVSPISESPSSPAYSTVTRVHAAPAAPSATALPASPVTRRSSEPQLCPGSAGESDKGPYSSPSHTRCEASPSPSLSSYSDPDSGHYCQLQPPVRGSREWAAADASSRQARSYGERLKELSENGAPEGDWGRTFTVPIVEATSSFSPATFQSPLIPKDNRPLEMGLLRKVKELLAEVDARTLAQHVTKVDCLVARILGVTKEMQTLMGVRWGMELLTLPHGRQLRLDLLERFHTMSIMLAVDILGCTGSAEERAALLHKTIQLAAELRGTMGNMFSFAAVMGALDMAQIARLEQTWVTLRQRHTEGAILYEKKLKPFLKSLNEGKGFQAQPELLEVFSTEFQMRLLWGSQGASSSQARRYEKFDKVLTALSHKLEPAVRSSEL; from the exons ggCCACTGGAGAGCTGGAGGCTGGCGGGGACTATGTGAAG TTCTCCAAGGAGAAGTACATCCTGGACTCATCGCCTGAGAAATTGCACAAGGAGTTGGAGGAAGAGCTCAAACTCAGCAGCACAGATCTCCGCAGCCACGCCTGGTACCATGGCCGCATCCCCCGTGAG GTCTCCGAGACCCTGGTGCAGCGCAATGGTGACTTCCTCATCCGGGACTCGCTCACCAGCCTGGGCGACTATGTGCTCACCTGCCGCTGGCGCAACCAGGCCTTGCACTTCAAGATCAACAAGGTGGTGGTGAAGGCGGGTGAGAGCTACACCCACATCCAGTACCTGTTCGAGCAGGAGAGCTTCGACCACGTGCCGGCCCTTGTGCGGTATCACGTGGGCAGCCGCAAGGCTGTGTCAGAGCAGAGTGGCGCCATCATCTACTGCCCCGTCAACCGCACCTTCCCGCTGCGCTACCTGGAGGCCTGCTACGGCCTGGGCCAGGGCAGTGGCAAGGCTACAAGCCCCGCCAGCCCCTCAGGCCCCAAGGGCAGCCACATGAAGCGGCGCAGCGTCACCATGACCGACGGGCTCACCGCCGACAAGGTCACCCGCAGTGATGGCTGCCCCACCAG GTGTCTGCTCCACAGCACATCACTGCCCCACCCCCGGGAATCCATCCGCAACTGTGCACTCAGCATGGACCAGATCCCAGACCTGCACTCTCCCGTGTCCCCCATCTCCGAGAGCCCCAGTTCCCCCGCCTATAGTACCG TGACCCGTGTCCACGCCGCCCCTGCAGCCCCCTCAGCCACAGCGCTGCCTGCCTCCCCTGTCACCCGCCGCTCCAGTGAACCCCAGCTGTGTCCTGGAAGTGCCGGGGAGTCGGACAAGGGCCCTTACTCCAGCCCCTCCCACACCCGCTGCGAGGCCTCCCCATCACCGTCGCTCAGCAGCTACAGCGACCCGGACTCTGGCCATTACTGCCAGCTCCAGCCTCCTGTCCGTGGCAGCCGAGAGTGGGCAGCAGCTGACGCCTCCAGCCGCCAGGCCAGGAGCTATGGGGAGAGGCTTAAGGAACTGTCAGAAAATGGGGCCCCCGAAGGAGACTGGGGTAGGACCTTCACAGTCCCCATCGTGGAAGCCACCTCTTCCTTCAGCCCGGCTACCTTCCAGTCACCACTGATCCCCAAAGATAACCGGCCACTGGAGATGGGCCTCCTGCGTAAGGTCAAGGAGCTGCTGGCAGAGGTTGATGCCCGGACGCTGGCCCAGCATGTCACCAAGGTTGACTGCCTG GTTGCTAGGATACTGGGCGTTACCAAGGAGATGCAGACCCTAATGGGAGTCCGCTGGGGCATGGAGCTGCTCACTCTCCCCCATGGCCGGCAGCTACGACTAGACCTGCTGGAAAG GTTCCACACCATGTCCATCATGCTGGCTGTGGACATCCTGGGCTGCACGGGCTCCGCTGAGGAGCGGGCAGCTCTTCTGCACAAGACCATCCAGCTGGCGGCCGAGCTTCGGGGGACCATGGGCAACATGTTCAGCTTCGCTGCAGTCATGGGCGCCCTGGATATGGCCCAG ATTGCCCGGCTGGAGCAGACATGGGTGACTCTGCGGCAGCGACACACGGAGGGAGCCATCCTCTACGAGAAGAAGCTCAAGCCATTTCTCAAGAGCCTCAATGAAGGCAAAG GGTTCCAGGCCCAGCCAGAGCTCCTCGAGGTGTTCAGCACCGAGTTCCAGATGCGCCTCCTCTGGGGCAGCCAGGGCGCCAGCAGCAGCCAGGCCCGGCGCTATGAGAAGTTCGACAAGGTCCTCACTGCCCTGTCCCACAAACTGGAGCCTGCCGTCCGCTCCAGCGAGCTGTGA
- the SH2D3C gene encoding SH2 domain-containing protein 3C isoform X1, producing the protein MTAVGRRCPALGPRGATGELEAGGDYVKFSKEKYILDSSPEKLHKELEEELKLSSTDLRSHAWYHGRIPREVSETLVQRNGDFLIRDSLTSLGDYVLTCRWRNQALHFKINKVVVKAGESYTHIQYLFEQESFDHVPALVRYHVGSRKAVSEQSGAIIYCPVNRTFPLRYLEACYGLGQGSGKATSPASPSGPKGSHMKRRSVTMTDGLTADKVTRSDGCPTRCLLHSTSLPHPRESIRNCALSMDQIPDLHSPVSPISESPSSPAYSTVTRVHAAPAAPSATALPASPVTRRSSEPQLCPGSAGESDKGPYSSPSHTRCEASPSPSLSSYSDPDSGHYCQLQPPVRGSREWAAADASSRQARSYGERLKELSENGAPEGDWGRTFTVPIVEATSSFSPATFQSPLIPKDNRPLEMGLLRKVKELLAEVDARTLAQHVTKVDCLVARILGVTKEMQTLMGVRWGMELLTLPHGRQLRLDLLERFHTMSIMLAVDILGCTGSAEERAALLHKTIQLAAELRGTMGNMFSFAAVMGALDMAQIARLEQTWVTLRQRHTEGAILYEKKLKPFLKSLNEGKEGPPLSNTTFPHVLPLITLLECDSAPAEGPEPWGSTEHGVEVVLAHLEAARTVAHHGGLYHTNAEVKLQGFQAQPELLEVFSTEFQMRLLWGSQGASSSQARRYEKFDKVLTALSHKLEPAVRSSEL; encoded by the exons ggCCACTGGAGAGCTGGAGGCTGGCGGGGACTATGTGAAG TTCTCCAAGGAGAAGTACATCCTGGACTCATCGCCTGAGAAATTGCACAAGGAGTTGGAGGAAGAGCTCAAACTCAGCAGCACAGATCTCCGCAGCCACGCCTGGTACCATGGCCGCATCCCCCGTGAG GTCTCCGAGACCCTGGTGCAGCGCAATGGTGACTTCCTCATCCGGGACTCGCTCACCAGCCTGGGCGACTATGTGCTCACCTGCCGCTGGCGCAACCAGGCCTTGCACTTCAAGATCAACAAGGTGGTGGTGAAGGCGGGTGAGAGCTACACCCACATCCAGTACCTGTTCGAGCAGGAGAGCTTCGACCACGTGCCGGCCCTTGTGCGGTATCACGTGGGCAGCCGCAAGGCTGTGTCAGAGCAGAGTGGCGCCATCATCTACTGCCCCGTCAACCGCACCTTCCCGCTGCGCTACCTGGAGGCCTGCTACGGCCTGGGCCAGGGCAGTGGCAAGGCTACAAGCCCCGCCAGCCCCTCAGGCCCCAAGGGCAGCCACATGAAGCGGCGCAGCGTCACCATGACCGACGGGCTCACCGCCGACAAGGTCACCCGCAGTGATGGCTGCCCCACCAG GTGTCTGCTCCACAGCACATCACTGCCCCACCCCCGGGAATCCATCCGCAACTGTGCACTCAGCATGGACCAGATCCCAGACCTGCACTCTCCCGTGTCCCCCATCTCCGAGAGCCCCAGTTCCCCCGCCTATAGTACCG TGACCCGTGTCCACGCCGCCCCTGCAGCCCCCTCAGCCACAGCGCTGCCTGCCTCCCCTGTCACCCGCCGCTCCAGTGAACCCCAGCTGTGTCCTGGAAGTGCCGGGGAGTCGGACAAGGGCCCTTACTCCAGCCCCTCCCACACCCGCTGCGAGGCCTCCCCATCACCGTCGCTCAGCAGCTACAGCGACCCGGACTCTGGCCATTACTGCCAGCTCCAGCCTCCTGTCCGTGGCAGCCGAGAGTGGGCAGCAGCTGACGCCTCCAGCCGCCAGGCCAGGAGCTATGGGGAGAGGCTTAAGGAACTGTCAGAAAATGGGGCCCCCGAAGGAGACTGGGGTAGGACCTTCACAGTCCCCATCGTGGAAGCCACCTCTTCCTTCAGCCCGGCTACCTTCCAGTCACCACTGATCCCCAAAGATAACCGGCCACTGGAGATGGGCCTCCTGCGTAAGGTCAAGGAGCTGCTGGCAGAGGTTGATGCCCGGACGCTGGCCCAGCATGTCACCAAGGTTGACTGCCTG GTTGCTAGGATACTGGGCGTTACCAAGGAGATGCAGACCCTAATGGGAGTCCGCTGGGGCATGGAGCTGCTCACTCTCCCCCATGGCCGGCAGCTACGACTAGACCTGCTGGAAAG GTTCCACACCATGTCCATCATGCTGGCTGTGGACATCCTGGGCTGCACGGGCTCCGCTGAGGAGCGGGCAGCTCTTCTGCACAAGACCATCCAGCTGGCGGCCGAGCTTCGGGGGACCATGGGCAACATGTTCAGCTTCGCTGCAGTCATGGGCGCCCTGGATATGGCCCAG ATTGCCCGGCTGGAGCAGACATGGGTGACTCTGCGGCAGCGACACACGGAGGGAGCCATCCTCTACGAGAAGAAGCTCAAGCCATTTCTCAAGAGCCTCAATGAAGGCAAAG AAGGCCCGCCGCTGAGCAACACCACATTTCCTCACGTGCTGCCGCTCATCACTCTGCTGGAGTGTGACTCCGCCCCGGCCGAGGGCCCCGAGCCCTGGGGCAGCACAGAGCACGGTGTGGAGGTGGTGCTGGCCCACCTGGAGGCCGCCCGCACTGTGGCACACCACGGTGGCCTGTATCACACCAATGCCGAGGTCAAGCTGCAGG GGTTCCAGGCCCAGCCAGAGCTCCTCGAGGTGTTCAGCACCGAGTTCCAGATGCGCCTCCTCTGGGGCAGCCAGGGCGCCAGCAGCAGCCAGGCCCGGCGCTATGAGAAGTTCGACAAGGTCCTCACTGCCCTGTCCCACAAACTGGAGCCTGCCGTCCGCTCCAGCGAGCTGTGA
- the TOR2A gene encoding prosalusin isoform X2 produces MAAVRRGCWPWGALLGLLGLVSAAAAAWDLTSLRCNFGAFCECDFRPDFQGLECDLAQHLAGQHLARALVVKALKAFVQDPAPTKPLVLSLHGWTGTGKSYVSSLLAHYLFRGGLRSPHVHHFSPVIHFPHPGHLERYKKDLKSWVQGNLTACSRSLFLFDEMDKLAPGLIEVLRPFLGPSWVVYGTNYRKAIFIFIRWLLALGHHGRASPGRAGALPTSPEAPCAALCAQRAGPARPGAKG; encoded by the exons ATGGCGGCTGTGAGGCGCGGCTGCTGGCCGTGGGGCGCGCTCCTCGGGCTGCTCGGGCTGGTCTCGGCCGCGGCCGCCGCCTGGGACCTGACTTCGCTGCGATGCAACTTCGGCGCCTTCTGTGAATGTGACTTCCGGCCCGACTTCCAGG GTCTGGAGTGTGACCTGGCGCAGCACCTGGCGGGCCAGCATTTGGCCAGGGCGCTGGTGGTGAAGGCACTGAAGGCCTTCGTGCAGGATCCAGCCCCCACCAAGCCACTGGTCCTCTCTCTGCATGGCTGGACTGGCACCGGCAAGTCCTATGTCAGCTCCCTGCTGGCACACTACCTCTTCCGGGGTGGCCTCCGCAGCCCCCACGTGCACCACTTTTCCCCGGTCATCCACTTCCCCCACCCCGGCCACCTGGAGCGCTACAAG AAGGACCTGAAGAGCTGGGTCCAGGGAAACCTCACTGCCTGCAGccgctctctcttcctcttcgaTGAGATGGACAAGCTGGCCCCAGGCCTGATAGAGGTCCTGAGACCTTTCCTGGGCCCCTCCTGGGTTGTCTATGGGACCAACTATCGCAAAGccatcttcatcttcatcag ATGGCTTCTGGCGCTCGGGCATCATGGAAGAGCATCTCCTGGACGCGCTGGTGCCCTTCCTACCTCTCCAGAGGCACCATGTGCAGCACTGTGTGCTCAACGAGCTGGCCCAGCTAGGCCTGGAGCCAAGGGATGA
- the TOR2A gene encoding prosalusin isoform X1, with amino-acid sequence MAAVRRGCWPWGALLGLLGLVSAAAAAWDLTSLRCNFGAFCECDFRPDFQGLECDLAQHLAGQHLARALVVKALKAFVQDPAPTKPLVLSLHGWTGTGKSYVSSLLAHYLFRGGLRSPHVHHFSPVIHFPHPGHLERYKKDLKSWVQGNLTACSRSLFLFDEMDKLAPGLIEVLRPFLGPSWVVYGTNYRKAIFIFISNTGGEQINQVVLEAWRSRREREEIRLQELEPVISQAVLDNPNHGFWRSGIMEEHLLDALVPFLPLQRHHVQHCVLNELAQLGLEPRDEVVQAVLDSTTFFPEDEQLFSSNGCKTVASRVAFFL; translated from the exons ATGGCGGCTGTGAGGCGCGGCTGCTGGCCGTGGGGCGCGCTCCTCGGGCTGCTCGGGCTGGTCTCGGCCGCGGCCGCCGCCTGGGACCTGACTTCGCTGCGATGCAACTTCGGCGCCTTCTGTGAATGTGACTTCCGGCCCGACTTCCAGG GTCTGGAGTGTGACCTGGCGCAGCACCTGGCGGGCCAGCATTTGGCCAGGGCGCTGGTGGTGAAGGCACTGAAGGCCTTCGTGCAGGATCCAGCCCCCACCAAGCCACTGGTCCTCTCTCTGCATGGCTGGACTGGCACCGGCAAGTCCTATGTCAGCTCCCTGCTGGCACACTACCTCTTCCGGGGTGGCCTCCGCAGCCCCCACGTGCACCACTTTTCCCCGGTCATCCACTTCCCCCACCCCGGCCACCTGGAGCGCTACAAG AAGGACCTGAAGAGCTGGGTCCAGGGAAACCTCACTGCCTGCAGccgctctctcttcctcttcgaTGAGATGGACAAGCTGGCCCCAGGCCTGATAGAGGTCCTGAGACCTTTCCTGGGCCCCTCCTGGGTTGTCTATGGGACCAACTATCGCAAAGccatcttcatcttcatcag CAACACTGGCGGTGAGCAGATCAACCAGGTGGTGCTGGAGGCATGGCGCAGCCGCCGGGAGCGCGAGGAGATTCGCCTGCAGGAGCTGGAGCCGGTTATCTCCCAGGCTGTGCTGGACAACCCGAACC ATGGCTTCTGGCGCTCGGGCATCATGGAAGAGCATCTCCTGGACGCGCTGGTGCCCTTCCTACCTCTCCAGAGGCACCATGTGCAGCACTGTGTGCTCAACGAGCTGGCCCAGCTAGGCCTGGAGCCAAGGGATGAGGTCGTCCAGGCTGTGCTGGACAGCACCACCTTCTTCCCTGAGGACGAGCAGCTCTTTTCCTCCAATGGCTGCAAGACTGTGGCTTCCCGAGTCGCCTTCTTCCTCTGA
- the TTC16 gene encoding tetratricopeptide repeat protein 16 — protein sequence MTESRENALGLDQAPSQHIPKPWVIPVPKGTLQRIFGTSQVFRNFDDIKPKAAGLTVPLKVREYYHRGHQCLEQEDWEVAVLFFSRGLHLDSQLVEFYALRAEAYIQLCDFSSAAQNLRKASSSQPEHTDYLERLTLVLYLKGQCLFEQCAFLDALNVFSQASELQPEKFCFRYRCMACLLALKRHRECLSFVTKEVKHGTTNADVYILRARLYNFFQKPSLCHRDLHSALLLDPKHPQAKVLLKVMVGQAQEARQDAGILAVQGKLQHALQCINCAIENNPLDPSLFLFRGIMYRRLWEFDSAVEDFLKALDMMTEHQQDLVQQAQRQLLLAYNDFAVHCYMQGAYQESVLLLNKALKDEQREKGLYINRGDCFFQLGNLTFAEADYQQALALSPKDEGAHLRMGLLQEKLGFCEQRSRQFQKAENRFSMAIQHNPQKPQYYLYRARSRQLMQNIFGARQDVATVLLLDPKQPKLLPLMTNLFPGMSVEEVLNSQVAHLARLQLERVVEHSLQAGTPQDIVGQLKERELERQRARTLQLSWKLEQPLFETSKELEATRQSLQAKPEGPEEEAKAPVEKEKLEPGPSKERSLTDSYISQTSSGSILGFRTMSTSETETSTACQEYGSTSTTVVTFSDSSLLRTQSSDLGDKREDLSLSHSPRKTKSTPGHSQRPSEPEAIQVQSQRPSRTEAIQVQSQRPSRTEAIRVQSQRPSRTEAALSQRPSRTEANQVQSQRPSRTEAALSQSQRPSRTKAIRVQSQRPSRTEADQVQSQRPSRTEAAQVQSRRPSKTEATRSRRPSGTEAIQVQSQRPSRTEAALGQSQRPSRTEADQVQSQRPSRAKPAQVQSRRPSKTEATRSRRPSGTEATQGQSQRSSRTEATWSPRQKLNKTKATQGSRQRLRKAKGAHGQSWRPKKAGATQDWSWRLIQSPSKIKTFYDPSWSPCNTEATEGQGHSQRPSQPKAAQSWSQSTSPGSGKTEVTWGLSPSLSNTQTTQGLRQNPSPGS from the exons ATGACAGAGTCCAGAGAG AATGCTCTGGGGCTTGACCAGGCTCCCTCACAGCACATCCCAAAGCCATGGGTGATTCCAGTGCCAAAGGGGACCCTACAGCGCATCTTTGGGACCAGCCAGGTGTTCCGGAACTTTGATGACATAAAACCAAAGGCTGCGGGGTTAACGGTGCCCCTCAAAGTCAGGGAGTA cTACCATCGAGGCCATCAGTGCTTGGAGCAAGAAGACTGGGAGGTGGCCGTGCTGTTCTTCTCCCGCGGCCTCCACCTGGACTCCCAGCTG GTAGAATTCTATGCCTTGAGAGCCGAGGCCTACATCCAGCTCTGCGACTTCTCCTCGGCCGCCCAGAACCTTCGAAaggcctcctcctcccagccagaGCACACGGACTACCTGGAGCGGCTCACCTTGGTGCTTTACCTGAAG GGCCAGTGCCTTTTCGAGCAATGCGCCTTTCTGGATGCCCTGAACGTCTTCTCTCAAGCCTCTGAGCTCCAGCCTGAGAAATTCTGCTTCCGTTATCGATG CATGGCCTGTCTCCTGGCCCTCAAACGGCATCGTGAATGCCTCTCATTcgtcaccaaggaggtgaagcaTGGCACCACCAATGCCGATGTCTACATTCTCCGGGCCAGGCTCTACAACTTCTTTCAGAAG CCCAGCCTCTGCCATCGAGACCTACACAGTGCCTTGCTACTGGATCCCAAGCACCCACAGGCCAAGGTGCTGCTCAAGGTGATGGTGGGCCAGGCCCAAGAGGCACGCCAAGATGCCGGGATCCTGGCCGTGCAGGGCAAGCTGCAACATGCGCTGCAGTGTATCAACTGTGCCATCGAGAACAACCCTCTGGACCCCAGCCTCTTCCTCTTCCG GGGCATCATGTACCGACGGCTCTGGGAGTTTGACTCCGCCGTGGAGGACTTCCTGAAGGCGTTGGACATGATGACCGAGCACCAGCAGGACCTGGTGCAGCAGGCGCAGCGCCAACTGCTGTTGGCCTACAACGACTTCGCGGTGCACTGCTACATGCAGGGCGCCTACCAGGAGAGCGTGCTGCTGCTCAACAAGGCGCTCAAGGACGAGCAGCGGGAGAAAGGCCTCTACATCAACCGCGGTG ATTGCTTCTTCCAGCTGGGCAACCTGACCTTTGCTGAGGCGGACTACCAGCAGGCGCTGGCGCTGAGTCCGAAGGACGAGGGCGCCCACCTGCGCATGGGCCTGCTGCAGGAGAAGTTGGGCTTCTGCGAGCAGAGGAGCAG GCAGTTCCAGAAGGCAGAGAACCGCTTCTCAATGGCCATCCAGCACAATCCCCAGAAGCCCCAGTACTACCTGTACCGCGCCAGGAGCCGGCAGCTCATGCAGAACATTTTTGGGGCCCGCCAAGATGTTGCCACTGTCCTGCTTCTTGACCCCAAACAACCGAAG CTGCTGCCACTGATGACCAACCTCTTCCCCGGCATGTCAGTGGAGGAGGTGCTTAACAGCCAGGTGGCCCACCTGGCCAGGCTGCAGCTGGAGCGGGTGGTGGAGCACAGCCTGCAGGCCGGCACCCCTCAGGATATCGTGGG GCAGCTCAAGGAGCGGGAACTAGAGCGCCAGAGGGCCCGGACCCTGCAGCTTTCGTGGAAGCTGGAGCAGCCTTTGTTCGAGACCTCCAAAGAGCTAGAGGCCACTCGCCAGTCCCTGCAGGCAAAGCCAGAAGGCCCAGAGGAAGAGGCCAAGGCCCCTGTGGAGAAGGAG AAGCTGGAGCCGGGTCCCAGCAAGGAGAGGTCCCTGACCGACAGCTACATCAGCCAGACCTCTTCAGGCTCCATCTTGGGCT TCAGGACCATGTCCACCTCAGAGACGGAGACGTCCACTGCCTGCCAGGAATACGGGAGCACTTCAACCACTGTTGTGACATTCTCTGACTCCTCACTGCTAAGGACACAATCCTCAGACTTGGGGGACAAGAGGGAAGACCTAAGCCTGAGCCACAGCCCCAGAAAAACCAAGTCCACCCCAGGCCACAGCCAGAGGCCCAGCGAGCCTGAGGCCATCCAGGTCCAGAGCCAGAGGCCCAGCAGGACCGAGGCCATCCAGGTCCAGAGCCAGAGGCCCAGCAGGACCGAGGCCATCCGGGTCCAGAGCCAGAGGCCCAGCAGGACCGAGGCCGCCCTGAGCCAGAGGCCCAGCAGGACCGAGGCCAACCAGGTCCAGAGCCAGAGGCCCAGCAGGACCGAGGCCGCCCTGAGCCAGAGCCAGAGGCCCAGCAGGACCAAGGCCATCCGGGTCCAGAGCCAGAGGCCCAGCAGGACCGAGGCCGACCAGGTCCAGAGCCAGAGGCCCAGCAGGACCGAGGCCGCCCAGGTCCAGAGCCGGAGGCCCAGCAAGACCGAGGCCACTCGGAGCCGGAGGCCCAGCGGGACTGAAGCCATCCAGGTCCAGAGCCAGAGGCCCAGCAGGACCGAGGCCGCCCTGGGCCAGAGCCAGAGGCCCAGCAGGACCGAGGCCGACCAGGTCCAGAGCCAGAGGCCCAGCAGGGCCAAGCCCGCCCAGGTCCAGAGCCGGAGGCCCAGCAAGACCGAGGCCACTCGGAGCCGGAGGCCCAGCGGGACTGAGGCCACCCAGGGCCAGAGCCAGAGGTCCAGCAGGACCGAGGCCACCTGGAGCCCAAGGCAAAAGCTCAACAAGACTAAGGCCACCCAGGGCTCAAggcagaggctcagaaaggccaAGGGTGCCCATGGCCAGAGCTGGAGACCCAAAAAGGCTGGTGCCACCCAGGACTGGAGCTGGAGACTGATCCAAAGTCCCAGCAAGATCAAGACTTTCTATGACCCAAGTTGGAGCCCCTGCAACACTGAGGCCACTGAGGGCCAGGGCCACAGCCAGAGGCCCAGCCAGCCCAAGGCTGCCCAGAGCTGGAGCCAGAGCACAAGCCCAGGTTCCGGCAAGACCGAGGTCACCTGGGGACTGAGCCCAAGTCTCAGCAACACGCAGACCACCCAGGGCCTGAGACAGAACCCCAGCCCCGGCAGTTAG